The region TGATTTTCATGTTGCATTCGACCCCGAAATCATTCAGCCTGCATCACCCGCATTTGACGTAGCCGGAACGCTGAGCAGCTCGATGTCTATAACCCCGAATACCGACTTTTCCGGCCACCTAATAATCTCAGCCTTTCAGGCACCGAACATGACAGGCTCGGGAACGCTGATTAATCTGAGGTTTGTTGCCTTGGGCGAGCAGGGGCAAACGACGGAACTGGCGTTGGCTGATTACACCGACCCGAACACTGAATTTCACCCGGCGTTTCAATTCAACGAGGGTGTGCCCGGCAGAACAATAACCGACGGCAGCGTAACTGTAAGCGGTTCATCGATCAGCGGAACGGTAACTTATGGCAATGCTGCAGCACCGCCGAAGTACATCTCGAACGCAACTGTTACGGGAAGCGGTTCGCCGATTGTTTCGACGACGACGGCTGCTCCGGGCGGAACTGCTGGGCAATATACGCTGGCCGGATTTGGAGCCGGTTCTTACACAGTCTCATTGTCCAAAACAACAGGCCAAAATGGCATCTCTTCGCTCGATGCGGCAAGAATCGCGCAGCACGTCTCAGGCGCCGTAATTCTAACGGCCAATAACCAGAAAGTCACTGCTGACGTCAGCAATAACGGAACCATTTCATCATTTGACGCCGGACAGATCGCAACGTATGTGGCATCAGGTGCAGGCCCCACAACCGGAATCACCGGAACATGGCGCTTCTTCATTCCGCCCGGCCCGACATTTCCGGTTGGTTCTTCGCCTACGAGCAGGACGTATCCATCCGTGGTAAGCAACCTTACCGGCGAAGACTATGTTGGATTGCTAATGGGCGACGTTTCGGGTAATTGGACGCCGAGCGCAGCAAGGGCTGCGGAGAGATCTCCGTTGACAAACGGAAGTGGGCAGGAGATCGTCGTCGATCTGCCAAAGATCTCAGCCAAGGACGGTGAGATCATTATTCCTGTCAACGTTCAGAGAGCGGCTGATAAAGGCATTATTTCTTATGAGTTCGATCTTCGATACGATCCGGCGGTGATACAACCACAAGCCGATCCCATCGGAATAAAAGGAACTGTGAGCCGAGGGCTTTCCGTCGTCACAAATGCAACCGAACCCGGATTACTAAGAGTAGTAGTTTATGGAGCGATGCCGATAGACGAAAACGGCGTCCTGTTAAATCTCAAATTTACAGCAGTCGGATCGCCAGGCTCAGCCTCGCCGGTTACATTCGAGCGGATAATGTTCAACGAAGGCGAATCGCAAATGATAATAACCAACGGACGCGTAGAGCTGTTCTAAAATGCAAAAGCCCGCACGTCAGTGAGGGCGATACACTCAACATCGAATGTATCGCCCTTCTTATCTGCTCCTCACTCAATTACTCTGCCCTTCGATAAACGCTATCTCAGAACCTCGGTTAGACCTGTAAAATTTCAAAAGCACATGAGGTGCAACGCGCGTTAGCAGCGAGACAACGGCCAGTTTTGATGACTTGCGATAGTTGTTTGCTGCTCGGAAGGCTGCTTCAGCCTCGCGAAAATTCCCGTTGAGCAATAAAGCCTTTCCCTGTTCGACGGCAAGGTCGGCTTCGAGTTCTTCGATGCGTTTCTTGACAATCGAATGCTGTTCATCGGTCAATTCAATCGTCTTTGCAACACGTTCAAAAGCATCCCGCTCGCGCATCGCTCGGCTGATAGCATCTCCGGAAAGGCTTTCGAGATGTACGCGATATTTCAACAGCTGTTTTCGCTGATAGCCGATCTTCGCTCCGTTCTTCGCCATTCTCAGCCAAAGATGAAAATCGTGAGCCCTTACACGCTCTGTCTCAAACGATCCCGCTTCAACGATCACTTTTTTGCGAGCCATCGTACCTGAAGTAATAACGTTGCACCGCAGATCGAGAATACTTTCAAAATTAGCGTCGCCCGTCGACGGAGCAGTTTCCATAAACGTTCGCCGATATGCTGACTGCATCCCGAAAAGCATAGCGTCGCAATAGACCATGTCGTAATTATTACGTTCGAGAAAGACAAATTGTGACGCAAGAAAATCCGGCATCCACGCATCGTC is a window of Chloracidobacterium sp. DNA encoding:
- a CDS encoding glycosyltransferase family 2 protein, which encodes MIENRRRNKNISKRIGSNVSDRLPRVSVIIPAYNSAAFIAETLDSAIKQRFRDHEIIVVNDGSPDTKEFEFAIGPHLENIIYIRQRNAGAGVARNTGIEHARGDIIAFLDADDAWMPDFLASQFVFLERNNYDMVYCDAMLFGMQSAYRRTFMETAPSTGDANFESILDLRCNVITSGTMARKKVIVEAGSFETERVRAHDFHLWLRMAKNGAKIGYQRKQLLKYRVHLESLSGDAISRAMRERDAFERVAKTIELTDEQHSIVKKRIEELEADLAVEQGKALLLNGNFREAEAAFRAANNYRKSSKLAVVSLLTRVAPHVLLKFYRSNRGSEIAFIEGQSN